In the Bacillus carboniphilus genome, one interval contains:
- a CDS encoding phage tail protein, whose product MTGITNLTRFRRINGELYITLTVLPGSKCFDLVEEESIINFDGEEYVIKIIEKKTRGQTYIKEVSAVHKFFATLKDDYIYHKYGDWTSMPQALFYPFEDTGFEYTIIDSYNFGLHFWEDGFGDQDKLGAFEDILNTYGAEFKIINNNHIQIAREIGGVTDFQLRYNHNIKGIKVRVEPPTVTYVKGYGKDGLEVEYTSPYADIYRQLKKGKFVDETIEDEDDLLEAIKESIDDEPKVSVSCDFIELKDQNYQGEFPNIGDYLYLIHEPLGYDFKIRIVETKETFDADLKAIKTEIQLGNMKGDMSQIVANLNSKTNKIITPDGTLRKSILPNDIPPVPANVVVTGGFQTIQLEWDFNNDVYGLYEVYGAKDEGFYPSTDTLLWSGKVSGFFHKVQTNETWYYRVRAINAHGNASAYTDEFSATTYKIITDDILFGAITADLIEDLAIEAKKLAKDSITNDKLADGVSQLLK is encoded by the coding sequence TTGACGGGTATTACAAATTTAACGAGATTTAGACGGATTAATGGGGAATTATATATCACTCTCACAGTTTTACCTGGATCAAAATGCTTTGATCTAGTCGAGGAAGAATCCATTATCAATTTTGATGGTGAAGAATATGTCATTAAAATCATCGAAAAGAAAACGCGTGGACAGACGTACATCAAAGAAGTATCAGCGGTTCATAAATTTTTCGCAACCCTTAAAGATGACTATATCTATCATAAATATGGTGATTGGACATCAATGCCTCAAGCGCTTTTTTACCCTTTTGAGGATACTGGCTTTGAATATACAATCATAGATAGCTATAATTTCGGATTGCACTTTTGGGAGGATGGTTTTGGCGATCAAGATAAACTAGGCGCATTTGAGGATATTTTGAATACCTATGGCGCGGAGTTCAAGATCATTAATAATAATCATATCCAAATAGCGAGAGAGATTGGCGGAGTAACAGATTTTCAGTTGCGCTATAACCACAATATCAAAGGGATTAAAGTTCGAGTGGAGCCACCTACAGTTACCTATGTTAAAGGGTATGGGAAAGACGGGTTGGAAGTTGAATATACGAGTCCTTACGCTGATATCTACAGACAACTTAAAAAAGGAAAATTTGTAGACGAAACGATTGAAGATGAAGATGATCTTTTAGAAGCAATTAAAGAGAGCATCGACGATGAGCCAAAAGTTAGCGTATCATGCGATTTCATCGAGTTGAAAGACCAAAACTATCAAGGTGAGTTTCCGAATATCGGAGATTATCTATATTTAATCCATGAGCCTTTAGGATACGATTTCAAAATTAGAATCGTTGAAACTAAAGAGACGTTTGACGCTGATTTAAAAGCGATTAAAACAGAGATACAACTTGGCAACATGAAAGGTGACATGAGTCAGATCGTCGCTAATTTAAACTCTAAAACTAACAAAATTATCACACCTGATGGGACGTTGAGAAAGTCCATTTTGCCAAATGATATTCCTCCAGTGCCAGCTAATGTTGTAGTCACAGGTGGATTTCAAACGATTCAACTAGAGTGGGACTTTAATAATGACGTTTATGGTTTGTATGAAGTTTATGGGGCTAAGGATGAGGGGTTTTATCCGTCTACCGACACGCTATTATGGAGTGGGAAAGTCAGCGGTTTTTTTCATAAAGTCCAAACAAACGAAACTTGGTACTACAGAGTACGGGCAATAAACGCTCATGGTAATGCGTCAGCCTATACAGATGAGTTTTCAGCGACGACTTATAAAATTATAACCGATGATATTTTATTTGGAGCAATCACAGCAGATCTAATTGAGGACTTGGCCATTGAAGCTAAAAAGCTTGCGAAAGACTCGATCACAAATGATAAGTTAGCTGATGGAGTGTCACAGCTACTAAAATAG